GCCACAGCTGGGTTAGCATCATCACCAGAAGCATCGGAATTGTCGGCCGCACCATCGTCGATATTCCCTCCCGAGACCAAATTGGTTCCAGCCCAGCTCGCGCTGCTACCTGTCGTTTCGGCAACCGCATCCAATGCGCTTTGCTTCATTTCATCAGGCACATCACCGGATAATATGGCTTTACGGGACAGGGGCTCGCGAGCAAAAGACACTTCTACGCCGTCCATACCTTGTGCAGTCAATTCTGTCTGAGCGGCTTTTTCAAGGCCAGTTATGTAGCTTTCGCCGGTGGTATAGTGGCCGACCAGCGCCAAAAGTGCAGTGGCGGCGGTACCGGTTAATATCTTCCCCCCAACTTCCATTGCGGAACCCCTTACTAAGTGCGTAACAATTCTCAATCACCCTCCAAAATGAAGGATAATTAGCGATGAGTCTAGCTCAGCTATGTGGATGGACTATCCATTATCCGATGAAACGGGCTGAATTTGTCCCCATATGATACAACTACTTAGCAAATATGGTTAATGGGTTATTGTTTTTCTTCCAAAGTCGACGAACAAACGAATCAATTCAGCTCTGATTTAGAGCTAAGCTGTTCAATTTACGAAATTCCTGACGCCAGAAATCACTGCTACTGCCTGCGAGTTTTTGAATATTCTGAAATCCATAATCGCCGAGATATTTATCTCCACGTAATTTCTGTCCAAAAGCGGCAACTGCTACCGCAAAGGCCATGTCGCCGCTTGGCTTGGCAGCCTTTTTGAGAGTATCTGCTTTCACTTGGCGCGCGATCAGGCGTGACTTTTTCTGGCCCGGCAGTTTGTAGCGCAATTTTATTTGCGCCATTTCATCACTGAAGTTCAGATTTTCCTGCATATAGCGGTTTGCTGGATAGCGCCGTATTGGCAACCAACCGGATGATTTGGCAGGCATGATTTCGTAAAGCGCAGTGACCTGATGACCAGCGCCAATATCACCTGCATCAATCTTGTCATTGTTGAAATCTTCCTCTGCAAGCAGGCGGTTCTCATAACCGATCAGGCGATATTCTTTGACATGTGCGGGGTTAAACTCGATCTGGATTTTGACATCCTGGGCGATCGTGAACAGGGTAGAGCTCAGTTCTTCTCCCAACACTTTCTGTGCTTCCATCGCGCTGTCGATATAAGCATAGTTACCGTTCCCGACATTGGCGATGCCTTCCATCAGCTCGTCGCGGATATTGCCAGTGCCATAGCCAAGCATGGTCAAGGTCACCCCCGATTCTCGTTCTTTGGCGACGATTTTCTTCAGTTCGTTGGTGTTTGACGTACCGACGTTAAAGTCACCGTCCGTGGCCATGATGATGCGGTTTATCCCGTCTTTCAGATAATGCTGCCTGGCGGTCGAATACGCGAGCTTCAAGGCATCTCCGCCAGCGGTCGATCCACGGGCGTAAAGACAGTCTACGGCTTCTTTTATGTGATCCTTGTTGGATGTCGGCGCTAAGAGCAGGCCAACCGTGCCTGAATATACCACGATAGATACACGATCATCACTGCGCAATTCATTCGCAAGCGAAGTCAATGTTGACTTGACGAGTGGAAGTTTATCCTTGCTGCTCATAGAGCCGGAAACATCGACAAGAAAAACCAGGTTGGCGCGGGGGCGTTCGCTGCTGTCGACATCATAGCCGCGAAGACCGATGCGAAGCAGGCGGCTGGCATCATTCCAGGGTGTTGTGGACAGATCCGTCGACACGCTAAACGGCGCTTCCCGGCTGGAGGGTTTGGGATAATCATAGCGGAAATAGTTGATCATTTCCTCGGTTCGCACAGCCGCTTCAGGCGGCATCCTTCCTTCGTTGAGGAAACGGCGGACATTGGAATAGCTGCCGGTATCAACATCCACAGCAAAGGTGGAGACCGGTTCATCTACAACCCGCTTGATGCTGGCAACTTCTTCGCCAGCATATTTCTCTCGACTTTGCGCTACTGGTGGTCTGGGTTGTGGGTAGGGACCAGGGACAGATGCGTTCGATCCTCCTTGAACAGCCGTTACCGCAACGGGCATCTCCTGAATAGATTCTCTGACGCGGCTGCCGGTGACAACGATACTGCCAGATGTATTTGCTTTCGCCGAAGGAGGAGACGGAGAAGGAGCGGGGGAAGCCGCTGCCTGTCGCCCTGCCATCCGCTTTTGTACTGCCATTGTGGGGCGTTCGCGATCCCGATATCCAAAAATACTGCAATTAACAGGATATGGCGGCGGTATTCTGAGCAATTCCGAGCGTTTTCCCTCGCGTGACTGCGCCTCGAGAGGCGCTGCGCCGGGTGCGCTGATCAGACCAATCGCTGCCAAGCTACACAAGACTTTGGAAAAATTAGAATAACGCCGCATGACTATCCACTCCCGATATTTGCAACCCACGATAGAAGGTGCCGAGCGCAAGCTGACTGGATTATGAACGGTAGGTATGTTGTTACATCTTGGATGCTGTTAGCATTCGTGTTGCCTGCTTAACTGTAACGCGGCATTGAGCTCGGTCAGTTGTTTCGCGTGCCCCATATCAATATTTGTACAAGCCAGTAGCTACAGCGACAACTGCTGAATCTGTTTTTGCCAACCGAAGGTATCTGCCGAGCCAATGGTTGCTGATCATGATTCTGACTTCTGTAAGTTTCTTTATGGGCTCTTGTTTTCATCTAGTTTTGAACCCTTTAGTGAGTATGATCAGGCATGTTAGGTCGGGCGATAGTTGAGTGAGCGCAACTACTATCGCCCGACCTTCAGGTAAGCGCTTCTAAAGGGGCAACTAGAAGCGCAGGGTCAAACCGCCCAATACCTGATTGGAGCTAAGCGAACCTTCGTTTTCGTTTCGCCGATACTCGACACGCAATGAGGCATTGCGATTCATGGCATATTCAAGACCACCGCCATAAATCAGGCCGTCACCTGTGACTTTGTCTGTCGCTATTGCGGTGTCATTTCCCGCTGCAAATCTGCGAACGGTGTAGCGGTTAAATCCGTAACCTAATCGGCCATAGGCTAGCAATTTCGGCACAACCGCAATACCGGCTCTAGCCGAAGCACTTGCCGTCCATTTTGAATCCAACTCAATGGAACCGCCACCGGGCAGCGTAGAACGCAGTGTTTTTCCGTTGGGACTGAAATCAGCTTCTACACCCAGAACAACCTTGTCAAACTGGGCATCAAATCCGGCAAATCCGCCATAGGTAATCCCGCTGCTTTTATCATTTAGGCGCGCGCTATTGGGACTAGGTAGCAGTGTGTCGTCTATTTTGCGCTGCTCCCAGCCAGCCTGCACACCGAATTTCACGCCTTCAAAATTCTCGTCATCTTGCGCCTGTGCAGCAGAAGCACCAGCAAAAATGCCTAATGCAGCAGCCATGGTTGTCATCAATTTACTCTTCTTCATTTTATGTCCTTTCTCGACATTTGGGGAAAATTTGGGCGCATGAAATCCGCCTCCGGAAAACATGGCCCGATGGTTGGTTTGTTGATTTGAATGTTGTGTGAAAGTGACCGAGATGGTCAGGTTTCTAAGGAATCTGGCAAGCTACTACCCGACCACGGCATGGCCGCGACCAACCATGCAGCGAATGACAATGTCTTTTCGATCGACTCTGGTATCAGCGGCACCGCTTGCTCCGCCGATTAGCCCGCCCAGCAGGGCGCCGACTATTGCCCCCTCTACCGAGTCACCTTCGATGGCTCCTGCCGCGCCACCGACAACGGCACCTGCCAACGCCGAGGTTCGCGTATCTCCATTATCATAGCGCTTGGTCTTGGCGAGCGCCTGACAATCGGCGAGGTCTGCGTGGTAAGCCTCATCTTCATAGCCATCGACTATTGGCCGATATCCAGATGCGGTATTTGCGCATCCGCCTAGAACAAGGCTGGCGCATGTAAATGCCGCGATGGTTCCCGTTTTTTCAAGTTTCATTTCTGCGTTCCTTCAATGAATATTTTTGATTGCATATGGCCCGCTACACTCTAAAATCTTTCTGAAACATGAATAATTATTATTGTATAACAATAATTTTTATCTGTAAGTCAGAAGGTAATTGCTATGAATCAGAAAGCTTACACCAGGAATCGATGGCTTTATCGCGGTTTGCGAATTGTTGCGGGGGCCATG
This DNA window, taken from Parasphingorhabdus litoris DSM 22379, encodes the following:
- a CDS encoding vWA domain-containing protein, which gives rise to MRRYSNFSKVLCSLAAIGLISAPGAAPLEAQSREGKRSELLRIPPPYPVNCSIFGYRDRERPTMAVQKRMAGRQAAASPAPSPSPPSAKANTSGSIVVTGSRVRESIQEMPVAVTAVQGGSNASVPGPYPQPRPPVAQSREKYAGEEVASIKRVVDEPVSTFAVDVDTGSYSNVRRFLNEGRMPPEAAVRTEEMINYFRYDYPKPSSREAPFSVSTDLSTTPWNDASRLLRIGLRGYDVDSSERPRANLVFLVDVSGSMSSKDKLPLVKSTLTSLANELRSDDRVSIVVYSGTVGLLLAPTSNKDHIKEAVDCLYARGSTAGGDALKLAYSTARQHYLKDGINRIIMATDGDFNVGTSNTNELKKIVAKERESGVTLTMLGYGTGNIRDELMEGIANVGNGNYAYIDSAMEAQKVLGEELSSTLFTIAQDVKIQIEFNPAHVKEYRLIGYENRLLAEEDFNNDKIDAGDIGAGHQVTALYEIMPAKSSGWLPIRRYPANRYMQENLNFSDEMAQIKLRYKLPGQKKSRLIARQVKADTLKKAAKPSGDMAFAVAVAAFGQKLRGDKYLGDYGFQNIQKLAGSSSDFWRQEFRKLNSLALNQS
- a CDS encoding outer membrane protein; its protein translation is MKKSKLMTTMAAALGIFAGASAAQAQDDENFEGVKFGVQAGWEQRKIDDTLLPSPNSARLNDKSSGITYGGFAGFDAQFDKVVLGVEADFSPNGKTLRSTLPGGGSIELDSKWTASASARAGIAVVPKLLAYGRLGYGFNRYTVRRFAAGNDTAIATDKVTGDGLIYGGGLEYAMNRNASLRVEYRRNENEGSLSSNQVLGGLTLRF
- a CDS encoding glycine zipper domain-containing protein → MKLEKTGTIAAFTCASLVLGGCANTASGYRPIVDGYEDEAYHADLADCQALAKTKRYDNGDTRTSALAGAVVGGAAGAIEGDSVEGAIVGALLGGLIGGASGAADTRVDRKDIVIRCMVGRGHAVVG